A genome region from Baekduia alba includes the following:
- the rsmG gene encoding 16S rRNA (guanine(527)-N(7))-methyltransferase RsmG gives MDEPVELRLAELAERWELPAEAPQQLRRILELVAAEPTSITTVRDPAQGVDVHVADSLAGLAVPSLRAARAVADLGAGGGFPGLVLAAALPDATVTLVESVGKKTDFLRRTAETAGLANVAVVTGRAESWAAGAGTQDVVTARALAPLNVLAEYAAPLLREGGRLVAWKGKRDPSEERDGVHAADVLGLESLAPIAAETFPGADERHLYVYLKVRSTPSRFPRREGMARKRPLQASTGA, from the coding sequence GTGGACGAACCCGTGGAACTGCGCCTCGCCGAGCTGGCCGAGCGGTGGGAGCTGCCGGCAGAAGCGCCGCAGCAGCTCCGTCGGATCCTCGAGCTGGTCGCGGCCGAGCCCACGTCCATCACGACGGTGCGCGATCCGGCGCAGGGCGTCGATGTCCATGTCGCCGACTCGCTGGCGGGGCTGGCCGTCCCGTCGCTGCGGGCGGCGCGGGCCGTCGCCGACCTGGGCGCGGGCGGTGGGTTCCCGGGCCTGGTGCTGGCGGCGGCGCTGCCCGACGCGACCGTGACGCTCGTCGAGAGCGTCGGCAAGAAGACCGACTTCCTGCGGCGCACCGCGGAGACGGCCGGGCTGGCCAACGTCGCCGTCGTGACCGGCCGTGCCGAGAGCTGGGCCGCGGGTGCCGGGACGCAGGACGTGGTGACCGCCCGCGCGCTGGCGCCGCTGAACGTCCTCGCGGAGTACGCGGCCCCGCTGTTGCGAGAAGGAGGTCGGCTCGTCGCATGGAAAGGGAAGAGGGATCCGTCCGAGGAGCGTGATGGAGTGCACGCTGCGGACGTCCTGGGGCTCGAATCGCTCGCGCCGATCGCCGCGGAGACCTTCCCCGGGGCCGATGAACGCCACCTCTACGTCTACCTGAAGGTCAGGTCGACGCCGTCTCGATTCCCGCGGCGCGAAGGAATGGCCCGCAAACGGCCACTCCAGGCGTCGACCGGAGCCTGA